A single region of the Thermococcus paralvinellae genome encodes:
- the pxpB gene encoding 5-oxoprolinase subunit PxpB, whose product MFPQFKPAGDSVLVIIFGDRIDEGINKKVHAVANAIEKASPDWLIEVVPTYTSIYVYYDPLKLSYQEALDAIKPFLSAEPKEEKPRIVKIPTVYGGEFGPDIEFVAQHNGLTIDDVIEIHSKPLYRVYMLGFTPGFAYLGGMDERIATPRLEKPRLKVPAGSVGIAGKQTGIYPIKSPGGWRLIGRTPLRLFTPEKDPPTLLQPGDYVKFVPISEEEFWKIYKREWGEQK is encoded by the coding sequence ATGTTCCCTCAGTTCAAACCAGCTGGAGACTCCGTTCTAGTTATAATTTTTGGGGACAGAATAGACGAGGGGATTAACAAAAAAGTCCATGCAGTTGCCAATGCCATAGAAAAAGCTTCTCCAGATTGGCTTATTGAAGTTGTTCCCACCTATACAAGCATCTATGTGTATTATGACCCACTCAAGCTCAGCTATCAAGAAGCCCTCGATGCCATTAAGCCTTTCCTCTCAGCGGAACCAAAAGAGGAAAAGCCAAGGATTGTAAAAATCCCGACGGTTTATGGTGGAGAATTTGGACCAGACATTGAGTTTGTAGCTCAGCATAATGGTTTGACTATTGATGATGTCATTGAAATTCACTCAAAGCCACTCTACAGAGTTTACATGCTTGGATTTACGCCAGGATTTGCCTATCTTGGAGGAATGGATGAAAGAATTGCAACTCCTCGTTTAGAAAAGCCACGGTTGAAAGTGCCAGCAGGGAGTGTTGGCATAGCTGGAAAGCAGACAGGTATTTATCCCATAAAAAGCCCCGGCGGATGGAGACTGATTGGGAGAACACCGCTGAGACTTTTCACTCCAGAGAAAGATCCACCAACTTTGTTACAGCCGGGTGATTATGTCAAGTTCGTACCGATAAGTGAGGAGGAGTTTTGGAAAATTTATAAGAGAGAATGGGGCGAGCAGAAATGA
- a CDS encoding slipin family protein — MVSFIGGNFIVTAVVLLFILVFLGSALKIVKEYERAVIFRLGRVVGARGPGLFFIIPIFEKAVIVDLRTQVLDVPVQETITRDNVPVRVNAVVYFRVVDPIKAVTQVKNFIMATSQIAQTTLRSVIGQAHLDELLSEREKLNRELQRIIDEATDPWGIKVTTVELKDVELPSGMQRAMARQAEAERERRARITLAEAERQAAEKLREAAEIISEHPMALQLRTLQTISDVASDKSNVIVLTLPMEMLKLFRSLADTSEVARKKLEKEMEKEKKEEKSE, encoded by the coding sequence ATGGTAAGCTTTATTGGTGGGAACTTTATCGTAACAGCAGTTGTTTTGTTGTTTATTTTAGTGTTTTTGGGTTCAGCACTGAAAATAGTTAAGGAATATGAAAGGGCAGTAATTTTTAGGCTAGGTAGAGTTGTTGGAGCTAGAGGTCCAGGTTTGTTCTTCATAATACCAATTTTTGAAAAAGCAGTTATAGTGGATTTGAGAACCCAAGTTTTAGACGTTCCAGTGCAGGAAACAATAACAAGGGACAACGTTCCAGTTAGGGTTAATGCAGTTGTTTACTTTAGGGTTGTTGACCCAATTAAGGCAGTTACACAAGTTAAGAACTTTATTATGGCAACTTCTCAAATTGCCCAGACGACTTTGAGAAGTGTAATAGGCCAGGCACATTTGGATGAGCTTTTGAGTGAAAGAGAAAAACTGAACAGAGAATTACAGAGGATTATAGATGAGGCCACAGATCCATGGGGAATCAAGGTAACAACTGTTGAGTTAAAAGATGTTGAGTTACCAAGTGGAATGCAGAGAGCAATGGCAAGACAAGCTGAGGCAGAGAGAGAAAGGAGAGCAAGGATAACACTTGCTGAGGCTGAGAGACAGGCAGCAGAGAAGCTTAGAGAAGCTGCTGAGATAATCTCAGAACATCCAATGGCACTGCAATTGAGAACACTGCAAACGATTAGCGATGTTGCAAGTGACAAGAGCAATGTCATAGTGCTTACACTACCTATGGAAATGCTCAAGCTCTTTAGAAGCTTAGCTGACACCTCAGAAGTTGCTAGAAAGAAGCTTGAAAAGGAGATGGAGAAAGAGAAAAAGGAAGAAAAGTCTGAGTAG
- a CDS encoding type II toxin-antitoxin system VapC family toxin — translation MLVIDAAIFIQGIDVEGYTTPKVVEEVKDPESRLFLESLISAGKVKVLMPLEESIEVIKTKALETGELDELSEADIEVLALAYELKAVLFTDDYNLQNIAKTLGIRFKTLKRGIKKVIRWRYVCIGCNKKFKREPPGSICPDCGSPVRLLPRKKSRRKKTKKS, via the coding sequence ATGCTCGTTATTGATGCCGCAATATTTATTCAGGGAATTGATGTTGAAGGTTATACCACACCAAAAGTAGTGGAAGAAGTGAAAGACCCTGAGTCGAGACTCTTTCTGGAGAGTTTAATCAGTGCTGGCAAAGTAAAAGTTTTGATGCCTTTAGAGGAGAGCATTGAGGTTATTAAGACGAAAGCCCTTGAGACAGGGGAATTAGATGAGCTGAGCGAAGCAGATATTGAAGTTCTTGCCCTTGCTTATGAACTCAAAGCTGTCCTTTTCACTGATGATTACAATCTCCAGAATATTGCCAAAACCCTTGGAATAAGGTTTAAAACGCTCAAAAGAGGCATAAAGAAAGTAATCCGCTGGAGATATGTATGCATTGGATGCAACAAGAAATTTAAGCGTGAGCCACCAGGGAGCATCTGCCCTGATTGCGGGAGTCCTGTTAGGTTACTCCCAAGAAAGAAGAGTAGAAGGAAAAAGACTAAGAAATCTTAA
- a CDS encoding LamB/YcsF family protein codes for MKVDLNSDLGESFGRYKLGMDEEVMKYITSANVACGWHAGDPSVMRKTVTLAKENGVEVGAHPGYPDLMGFGRRYMKITREEARNYILYQIGALYAFVKAEGLTLQHVKPHGALYNALVKDEELARGVLEGIADFDKKLIFVGLSLSKPLEIAEEMGLKVAHEVFADRAYNPDGTLVPRSKEGAVIHDKELIAERVISMVKDGGVKAINGEWIELKADTICVHGDNPKALEITAYIRKRLEEEGIKIVPMKEVIR; via the coding sequence ATGAAAGTTGACCTCAATTCTGATCTTGGTGAAAGCTTTGGAAGATACAAACTCGGCATGGACGAGGAAGTTATGAAATACATCACATCAGCCAACGTTGCATGCGGCTGGCACGCTGGAGATCCATCAGTAATGAGAAAAACCGTTACGCTTGCAAAAGAAAACGGCGTTGAAGTAGGTGCTCACCCAGGCTACCCAGACCTTATGGGCTTTGGTAGGAGATACATGAAGATAACAAGAGAGGAAGCGAGGAACTATATTCTCTACCAAATTGGAGCTTTATATGCATTCGTTAAAGCAGAGGGCTTAACCCTACAGCATGTTAAACCCCATGGAGCTCTCTATAATGCTTTAGTCAAAGATGAAGAGCTTGCAAGGGGAGTTCTTGAGGGAATAGCAGATTTTGACAAAAAGCTGATTTTTGTAGGATTATCACTCTCAAAACCCTTAGAGATTGCTGAAGAGATGGGGCTTAAAGTTGCTCACGAGGTCTTTGCTGATAGGGCTTACAACCCAGATGGAACCTTAGTTCCAAGGAGCAAGGAAGGTGCAGTAATTCACGATAAGGAGCTTATAGCGGAAAGAGTAATTTCAATGGTCAAGGATGGTGGCGTTAAAGCAATCAACGGTGAGTGGATTGAGCTTAAAGCTGATACAATTTGCGTCCACGGTGACAATCCAAAAGCTCTTGAGATTACAGCGTACATCAGAAAGCGCTTAGAGGAAGAAGGAATCAAGATTGTGCCAATGAAGGAAGTTATAAGGTGA
- a CDS encoding DNA-3-methyladenine glycosylase family protein, which yields MIDLKKVIHEMIKNKTWKYENGIFWQALDYGIVGFDGENFYLPYYLSSKEKKDAKEKIEFILGLNTDLEKFYGEIQDSKFAFLIDEFYGLTIPAAPYKYQALVETIAQQQVSFEFAMRTIRNLVELAGKKIGDLYVFPKPEDISKLSIEDLKKAKLGYRAEYIRELTDLYLKGKLNLSLDHLTEQEAIKYLTKFRGIGKWSAEFFLLYGLRRNVYPAGDLGLRRGIAKIFGKKTKEVKEKDVREIIEPYGKWKSLLAFYILCYDRKTEMEKKEKGESNGDNSSKRKVQRA from the coding sequence ATGATAGACCTCAAAAAGGTAATCCATGAGATGATAAAGAACAAAACTTGGAAATATGAGAATGGAATATTCTGGCAGGCTTTGGATTATGGCATAGTTGGTTTTGATGGAGAGAACTTTTACCTGCCATATTATCTTTCATCAAAAGAAAAGAAAGACGCAAAAGAAAAAATTGAGTTCATTCTTGGGCTTAATACTGATTTGGAAAAATTTTATGGTGAAATTCAAGATTCAAAGTTTGCATTTCTTATTGATGAGTTCTATGGATTGACAATTCCAGCTGCTCCATATAAGTATCAAGCTCTGGTTGAGACAATAGCCCAACAACAAGTTAGCTTTGAATTTGCCATGAGAACTATTAGGAATTTAGTCGAGCTAGCTGGCAAGAAAATTGGAGATCTATATGTTTTTCCAAAGCCAGAGGACATATCAAAACTAAGCATTGAAGATCTGAAGAAAGCGAAGCTCGGGTATAGAGCAGAATACATTAGAGAGCTTACTGACCTTTATCTAAAAGGGAAGCTCAATTTAAGCCTTGACCATTTAACAGAGCAAGAGGCAATAAAGTATCTTACAAAATTCCGAGGAATTGGGAAATGGAGCGCTGAGTTTTTCCTCCTTTATGGACTCAGACGAAATGTTTACCCAGCTGGGGATTTGGGGCTGAGGAGAGGTATTGCCAAAATTTTTGGAAAGAAAACTAAAGAAGTAAAAGAAAAAGACGTGAGAGAGATTATAGAGCCTTATGGAAAGTGGAAGAGCTTATTAGCGTTCTACATCTTATGCTATGACAGGAAGACTGAAATGGAGAAGAAAGAAAAAGGTGAATCCAATGGAGATAATTCTTCCAAAAGAAAAGTTCAAAGAGCTTAA
- a CDS encoding NfeD family protein codes for MRKVLLFIALLILLTPGFAQAKTVYVAQIRGQITSYTYDQFDRYITAAEKANANAIIIELDTPGGRGDAMQNIIQRIQTARVPVIVYVYPSGAMAASAGTYIALGSHLIAMAPGTGIGACRPILGYSQNGSIIEAPNKIVNFYIAYIKSLARASGRNATIAEKFITEDLSLTPEEALKYNIIEVIAYDLNDLLNKADGMKTKLPVNGRYVTLDLKGAQIVYLQPTLKDKLITYITDPVIAYVLLTLGIWALILGFLSPGWHVPETAGAIMIVLAIIGLGYFGYRSAGLLLIFLAILFFIAEALTPTFGLFTVAGFISFVLGSIFLFSGGGGVDYLVSKEVYTQLRLVIITIGILLALFFAFGMAAVIRAHRRKAQTGKEEMIGLTGEVIEPLVPEGMIKIRGELWRAVNKTGESINIGEKVRVVGIEGLKLIVVREKEKKFEEESKGGE; via the coding sequence ATGCGAAAAGTTTTACTGTTTATAGCATTACTTATCCTTCTCACACCTGGATTTGCCCAAGCTAAAACAGTTTATGTAGCCCAGATCAGGGGTCAAATAACATCATATACTTATGATCAATTCGATAGATACATAACTGCCGCTGAGAAAGCTAATGCAAACGCTATAATCATCGAGCTTGACACCCCGGGGGGAAGAGGGGATGCAATGCAGAACATAATACAGAGAATTCAGACTGCAAGAGTTCCGGTAATAGTCTATGTTTACCCATCTGGAGCTATGGCAGCCTCCGCTGGGACTTATATAGCATTAGGCTCTCATCTGATAGCAATGGCTCCAGGAACTGGTATTGGGGCATGTAGACCAATTCTTGGTTACTCCCAAAACGGAAGCATAATTGAAGCACCAAACAAGATTGTAAACTTTTACATCGCTTACATTAAGAGCTTGGCCCGGGCAAGTGGAAGAAATGCAACAATTGCTGAAAAATTCATAACCGAAGATTTAAGTTTGACTCCTGAAGAGGCATTGAAGTACAACATCATTGAGGTCATAGCATATGATTTGAACGATCTTCTTAACAAAGCTGATGGAATGAAAACAAAACTCCCAGTTAATGGAAGGTATGTAACTCTGGATTTGAAAGGTGCACAAATTGTGTATTTGCAACCCACCCTTAAGGACAAGTTGATTACATACATCACAGACCCAGTTATCGCATATGTCCTCTTAACTCTTGGAATCTGGGCACTGATTCTAGGGTTTTTAAGTCCAGGATGGCACGTCCCAGAAACTGCAGGAGCGATAATGATTGTCCTTGCGATAATAGGCCTTGGATACTTTGGCTATAGAAGTGCTGGGCTTTTGTTGATATTCTTGGCAATACTATTTTTCATAGCTGAAGCATTGACTCCAACATTTGGTTTGTTCACAGTTGCTGGATTTATCTCGTTTGTTCTAGGCAGTATATTCTTATTCAGCGGAGGTGGTGGCGTGGATTATTTAGTAAGCAAAGAAGTGTACACACAGCTTAGACTCGTGATAATAACAATTGGCATCCTATTGGCGTTATTCTTTGCCTTCGGAATGGCAGCAGTAATAAGAGCCCACAGAAGAAAAGCCCAAACTGGAAAAGAGGAAATGATAGGATTAACAGGGGAAGTTATTGAGCCATTAGTGCCTGAAGGCATGATAAAAATAAGGGGCGAGCTTTGGAGGGCAGTTAATAAAACTGGAGAAAGCATAAACATTGGTGAAAAAGTTAGAGTTGTGGGAATAGAGGGGTTGAAGCTTATTGTTGTTAGGGAAAAAGAAAAAAAGTTTGAGGAAGAAAGTAAAGGTGGTGAATGA
- a CDS encoding sodium:solute symporter family protein, with the protein METWQIATTIIVIYSILVIGIGIFAGRVLKRSMEDFYVLGRKGSTLVTFLATAATYHSAFAFLTSVAVFATAGITFWIVASAWTVLAGVFMYLVGPRIYRIGKARGHITPADMLSDFYDSKTLGLITAIVMALFIIAYIVVQAVGLGIILDVASQGHIPYQWASLVLILVAAIYLFLGGLRAAYWTDVLQGIWMYLGIFLAAALIVGKLVPGGFTALMDSVRAVNPKLLTMNWTPQKTLGAILIYGPGLMLLQHLWIKYYIAKDERSLKASAIGTAIYLSTYYIAAALIGLSAAVANVKGVPGVLQPGFISALKAQYGSADAVAAVMIYKLLNPVLAGFLLAGATAAAMSTLDSFLGSTSMILVRDIYQKYIKPDADEGHYIFVSRIFMIIWALIGWYFALLKPGLIFNIAAIACAGGLQFLPLVLQAVIPTTKKYINKNGAIWGLIVGSILAAFLSPQIGGKLHLPVLEHPAVAGLVGVIANVVIALIISALTKPSEKEIEIMEAYKKVLQA; encoded by the coding sequence ATGGAAACATGGCAAATTGCCACAACAATTATAGTAATTTACAGTATCCTCGTGATAGGCATTGGTATTTTCGCTGGTAGAGTTCTTAAAAGATCCATGGAAGATTTCTATGTCCTTGGTAGAAAGGGAAGCACTCTGGTTACATTCTTAGCAACAGCGGCTACATACCACAGTGCATTCGCCTTTTTAACAAGTGTAGCAGTATTTGCAACGGCGGGAATTACCTTCTGGATCGTAGCTTCTGCTTGGACAGTTTTGGCTGGAGTGTTCATGTATCTCGTTGGCCCTAGAATCTACAGGATTGGAAAAGCCAGAGGTCATATAACACCTGCAGATATGCTCAGTGACTTCTATGACAGTAAAACTCTTGGTCTCATAACTGCAATTGTCATGGCACTCTTCATCATTGCATACATAGTTGTTCAAGCAGTAGGACTAGGAATAATTTTAGATGTTGCAAGCCAGGGGCATATTCCATACCAGTGGGCATCCCTTGTTTTAATCTTAGTTGCAGCAATTTACCTCTTCCTCGGAGGTCTTAGAGCAGCTTATTGGACAGATGTTCTGCAGGGTATTTGGATGTATCTGGGAATCTTCCTTGCAGCTGCTCTAATTGTTGGAAAACTTGTTCCAGGAGGATTCACAGCTCTAATGGATTCAGTCAGGGCGGTCAATCCAAAACTCTTGACAATGAACTGGACACCTCAAAAGACATTGGGAGCAATTTTGATCTATGGTCCCGGTTTGATGCTCTTGCAACACTTATGGATTAAATACTACATTGCCAAAGATGAAAGGTCTCTTAAAGCTTCTGCTATTGGAACTGCAATTTATCTCAGCACATACTACATTGCAGCAGCATTAATAGGTCTCTCAGCTGCAGTTGCCAATGTTAAGGGAGTCCCAGGAGTACTACAACCAGGGTTTATTTCAGCACTTAAGGCCCAATATGGAAGTGCAGATGCTGTTGCTGCAGTGATGATATACAAGCTCCTTAATCCGGTTTTGGCAGGTTTCCTCCTTGCAGGTGCAACAGCTGCTGCAATGTCAACTCTCGACTCATTCTTAGGATCAACTTCAATGATCTTAGTTAGGGATATCTACCAGAAATACATCAAGCCTGATGCTGATGAGGGACACTATATATTCGTAAGTAGGATTTTCATGATAATCTGGGCCCTTATAGGATGGTATTTCGCCCTACTTAAGCCAGGTTTAATTTTCAACATAGCTGCAATAGCATGTGCTGGTGGACTACAGTTCTTGCCTTTAGTATTACAAGCTGTCATTCCAACAACAAAGAAGTATATAAACAAGAATGGAGCAATCTGGGGACTAATAGTAGGAAGCATCTTGGCAGCATTCCTATCACCACAGATAGGAGGAAAGTTGCACCTTCCAGTTCTTGAACATCCAGCAGTTGCAGGGCTTGTTGGAGTTATCGCAAATGTTGTAATTGCCCTTATAATCAGTGCTCTAACAAAGCCAAGTGAAAAAGAAATTGAGATTATGGAAGCATATAAGAAAGTTCTTCAGGCATGA
- a CDS encoding Lrp/AsnC family transcriptional regulator — MNERFRYPINTDELNFWRKVFGGILDDLDLKIYFLLRENGRMSDTEIAKRLGVSATTVRRRRLFLQEKGYLQIIGILILQELNLAYADVLVKFEKTASEKDIEQFINDAKQNYRIFEIAEYAGKYDVLLRFFERNLHILTRSVHKFLSKYPYIAEYEILPVTQSPKAFDKRLK, encoded by the coding sequence ATGAATGAAAGATTCCGCTATCCAATAAATACTGATGAACTTAACTTCTGGAGAAAGGTCTTTGGTGGAATTTTAGACGACTTGGATCTCAAAATATACTTTCTGCTTAGAGAAAATGGACGAATGAGCGATACTGAAATTGCCAAAAGACTTGGCGTCTCTGCAACGACAGTTAGGAGAAGGCGCTTGTTCTTACAAGAGAAAGGGTATCTTCAAATTATTGGAATCTTGATTTTACAAGAGCTTAATCTGGCATATGCTGATGTCTTGGTTAAATTTGAAAAAACTGCATCAGAGAAGGACATAGAGCAGTTCATTAATGATGCCAAGCAAAACTACAGAATCTTTGAAATTGCAGAGTATGCTGGAAAATATGATGTTCTACTTAGATTCTTTGAGCGAAATTTACACATATTAACAAGAAGTGTACATAAGTTTCTATCTAAGTATCCGTATATAGCCGAATATGAAATCCTACCAGTAACTCAAAGCCCCAAAGCCTTTGATAAAAGATTAAAATAA
- a CDS encoding alpha-mannosidase has product MMGLAEIERKAFDLMATSIRKYKLLNTWESEGKTIKLPFQREAEPNTLVVFSREIEVPNDGLKWFLKVSMEGNALVKLDGMAYGTIDDIHTYIPIRSGKHKLELIVSPLTMFGYHKWRIKIDYAMLVGIMWEPYVLAQRLLDLVSFIEIIQEEDLKEALMKELSDILIRVKSVPSIKQITLLRMLLYDGGLGIKELKIGRFDVREVRPDYMFLSAVYGIGAMKGKIEDIPKPKREHYLKEIDRIHKELEDALTRLRRVFPKIGKAYAFAHSHIDAAWLWTYAETKQKILRTFSTIERLMRRYGITYIQSSAQYYEWLEELDKELFEKVKKYVREGKWILAGGMWVESDVQLIDGESLVRQFLYGQRYFLEKFGRIAKIGWLPDTFGFSASLPQIMKKSGIEVFATYKLLWNERNEFPYHAFIWKGIDGTEIPVHIMMSYKSSMTAKSLYKQWKRYKNKYEVPFLLYVYGYGDGGGGITWEMVEMMKHMNKVPHIPKIVKGYEDEYISEFKSCIDKMPTWEGELYVEVHRGTYTTNLKMKKYMADAESVLRSAEIWSTIAEMLGLVEYPKEKLEKLWKRVLLHQFHDVLPGSSIKEVYDEAIEDLKKVIREAEEIIHSVLERIAEKESSALVFNDLPWERREVVEVNGEYYLLEAPPLGWKAFEPIEVKEGIKVKAEGDKIVLENEYLRAVINKDGELISLYDKENKREALRSTSNVLMAHIDTPGMWDAWDINEDFLIQGEKLKTLEEAKVIYQSPLIAVIKVVKGYGSSRVTQFIKLRKESKLLEFETKVDWKDKEILLKAWFNFNTHNWSSFYDIPYGVIERAAVRNTPWEQAKFEVPALRWADVCDGDYGVAIICTSRHGYTNWDSKIGLSLLKSPIYPNPWSDLGEGEFTYYIYPHKGDWFEGEVYKRALEVWSKLRVVKARWVEGKAKGFSFMRTDAVVGALKKAEDGNGYILRLYNPSKEELEVELPKEGIKMDMIELKELGKVGRKVKLKPFEIKTIKIS; this is encoded by the coding sequence ATGATGGGCTTAGCCGAGATTGAGAGAAAAGCTTTTGATTTAATGGCTACTTCTATTAGGAAATACAAACTCCTAAATACATGGGAATCAGAGGGAAAAACCATAAAGCTACCATTCCAGAGAGAAGCTGAGCCAAATACATTGGTAGTCTTTTCAAGAGAGATTGAAGTTCCTAACGATGGTCTTAAATGGTTTTTGAAAGTCTCTATGGAAGGAAATGCTTTAGTAAAACTTGACGGAATGGCATATGGAACAATAGATGATATTCACACTTACATCCCAATCCGTTCTGGAAAGCATAAACTTGAGCTCATAGTATCTCCTCTAACAATGTTTGGATACCACAAATGGCGTATTAAAATTGATTATGCAATGCTCGTTGGGATTATGTGGGAACCTTATGTCCTAGCTCAAAGACTGCTTGATTTAGTGAGCTTCATTGAGATAATCCAGGAAGAAGATTTGAAAGAAGCTTTAATGAAAGAACTCTCAGATATCCTTATTCGGGTTAAGAGCGTTCCAAGTATTAAGCAAATTACTCTTCTTAGAATGCTCCTTTATGATGGAGGTTTAGGAATTAAAGAGCTCAAAATTGGACGCTTTGATGTAAGAGAGGTCAGACCTGATTATATGTTTCTCTCTGCAGTGTATGGAATTGGTGCTATGAAAGGAAAAATTGAAGATATCCCCAAGCCGAAGAGAGAACACTACCTAAAAGAAATTGATAGGATTCATAAAGAGCTTGAAGATGCACTTACCAGACTGAGAAGGGTATTCCCAAAAATTGGCAAAGCTTACGCTTTCGCACATTCTCACATAGACGCTGCTTGGCTATGGACATATGCCGAAACAAAACAGAAGATTCTGAGAACTTTTTCGACAATTGAGAGGCTCATGAGGAGGTATGGAATAACATACATCCAAAGCTCAGCCCAGTACTATGAATGGCTTGAGGAGCTTGACAAAGAACTTTTTGAGAAAGTTAAAAAGTATGTCAGAGAAGGAAAATGGATATTGGCTGGAGGAATGTGGGTCGAAAGTGATGTTCAGCTTATAGACGGTGAATCCCTCGTGAGGCAGTTCTTGTACGGCCAAAGATACTTCCTTGAAAAATTCGGGAGAATAGCAAAGATAGGGTGGCTTCCTGATACCTTTGGCTTCTCTGCTTCTCTGCCACAGATAATGAAGAAGAGCGGAATTGAAGTCTTTGCTACATATAAGCTCTTATGGAATGAAAGGAACGAGTTTCCATATCATGCCTTCATATGGAAGGGAATTGATGGAACAGAAATCCCTGTTCACATTATGATGAGCTACAAGTCTTCAATGACTGCCAAAAGCCTCTACAAGCAGTGGAAGCGCTATAAGAACAAATATGAAGTTCCCTTTTTGCTCTATGTCTACGGATATGGTGATGGTGGCGGAGGAATTACATGGGAAATGGTTGAGATGATGAAGCACATGAACAAAGTCCCTCACATCCCAAAGATAGTCAAAGGGTACGAGGATGAGTATATCTCAGAATTTAAATCATGCATTGATAAGATGCCTACATGGGAAGGTGAGCTTTATGTTGAGGTACACAGAGGGACGTATACAACAAACCTTAAGATGAAGAAGTACATGGCAGACGCTGAATCAGTTTTGAGGAGTGCTGAAATCTGGAGCACAATAGCTGAGATGCTTGGACTGGTTGAATATCCAAAAGAGAAGCTTGAAAAACTCTGGAAGAGGGTTCTGCTGCATCAGTTCCATGATGTTCTGCCCGGCTCCTCAATAAAAGAAGTTTATGATGAGGCTATTGAGGACTTAAAGAAAGTAATCAGAGAAGCAGAGGAAATAATTCACAGTGTATTGGAGAGAATTGCTGAGAAGGAAAGCAGTGCCCTAGTCTTCAATGACCTGCCTTGGGAGAGGAGAGAGGTAGTTGAGGTTAATGGAGAATATTACCTCCTTGAGGCTCCACCTCTGGGTTGGAAAGCCTTTGAGCCTATTGAAGTCAAAGAAGGTATTAAAGTCAAGGCTGAAGGAGATAAAATAGTACTTGAGAACGAGTATCTAAGGGCAGTTATAAATAAGGATGGAGAGTTGATTTCCCTTTATGACAAAGAGAATAAGAGAGAGGCATTAAGAAGCACCAGCAATGTCTTGATGGCTCATATAGATACGCCGGGCATGTGGGATGCTTGGGATATAAACGAGGACTTTCTGATTCAAGGTGAAAAGCTCAAAACACTTGAAGAAGCCAAAGTGATTTACCAGAGTCCATTAATTGCGGTCATCAAAGTAGTCAAAGGCTATGGCAGTTCAAGGGTGACCCAGTTCATAAAGCTCCGCAAGGAATCAAAATTATTGGAGTTTGAGACTAAAGTCGACTGGAAGGACAAGGAAATTCTGCTTAAGGCATGGTTCAACTTCAACACACACAACTGGAGTTCCTTTTATGATATTCCTTATGGTGTAATAGAAAGAGCAGCAGTAAGAAACACTCCTTGGGAACAGGCCAAATTTGAGGTTCCAGCTTTGAGATGGGCAGATGTCTGCGATGGTGATTACGGAGTTGCTATAATTTGTACGTCAAGGCACGGTTACACAAACTGGGATTCAAAGATTGGACTTAGTTTGCTCAAGTCGCCAATTTATCCAAACCCATGGAGCGACTTAGGAGAGGGTGAATTCACATACTACATCTATCCCCACAAGGGAGATTGGTTTGAGGGAGAAGTTTACAAGAGAGCACTGGAAGTTTGGTCAAAGCTTAGGGTTGTCAAGGCTAGATGGGTTGAAGGAAAAGCTAAGGGGTTTAGTTTTATGAGAACAGATGCAGTAGTTGGAGCGTTGAAGAAGGCAGAAGATGGAAATGGATATATCCTAAGGCTGTACAATCCATCAAAAGAAGAGCTTGAAGTTGAACTGCCAAAAGAAGGCATCAAAATGGACATGATTGAACTCAAGGAACTTGGAAAGGTTGGTAGAAAAGTCAAGCTAAAGCCCTTTGAGATCAAAACGATTAAGATTTCTTAG